GGGCGAGATCAAAAAGGACGAAACCCGCACCGAAAAAGGGTATCATCTGTCGGAAAGGCGTTACGGAAGTTTCTACCGGACTATTCCCCTGCCGGCCGAGGTGCACTCGGAGCAGGCGACTGCCCGTTATAAAGACGGGGTGCTGGAACTCAGGATTCCCAAAATGGAAGCCACTACGAAACGGGGGTTCAAGCCCAGGATCGAAGCGGATGACCATCCGGTTCAATAAAGCGAGTCCAAGGGCAGGTTTCAAGCAGTTTTGAGGCATCCGCTCCGGGACTCCTGGGGGCTGCCGTTTCCGAGTGGGGAATCTCTTGCACTTTGGACCCGGCGGTGGTAGAATAATTAAAATATGGTAGCAATTTAATCTTGGAAGTCGATGAAAAGGAAAGTAATGACCGGGTTTCGTCTCAGAGAGCTGATGGCGGTGGGAATCAGCCGGAACCGTTCATGAATTCCGCCTTGGAGACGTTGGTGAAGAACTAAACCGCGGCACCGGTTATCGTGCGTCGAGTGAGTTAGACGCCATGTGATAAAGTCCTCAAATTCGGAAATCACTTTTTTAAAGGATTAAAAATCGACTTTATCACTTGCTTCTCTGAGCTTTTGTGTTCACCCTGGCCTTCGGACAGGGTTTATCACAACGCTTTTAGAAGCCATGGGATAAAGTCCCTTTCCAAATCTAACTAAACCGGGTGGCACCGCGGGTGGGATGACCCCTCGTCCCTGATTTTCGATCAGGACGAGGGGTTTTATTTTTTTCGCAGGATTCATGAGGCGGAGAAGGAGGAACCCAAGATGTTGGACATTCAATATATCCGGAGCCATCCGGATATCGTCAAGAAGGCCGTGGCCGACAAACTGCTGAATAGCGATATTGATCGACTGCTGGAGGTGGACCGGCGGATCCGGGAGACCACGGCCGCAGTCGACCGGCTGCGGGCCGAACGGAACAAACTCTCCCGGAATATGTCCGGAGAAGCCAGAACGGCGCGCGAGGCTGCCGGCGTCAGAGGGAGAGCCATCAAGACCAAACTGGCTGCGCTGGAAGAAGGACTCGCCGGCTTGAAACGGGAGTACGACGGCTTGATGCTGACGGTTCCGAGCATTCCCGCGCCGGAAGTGCCGCTGGGCAAGGGAGAAGCCGACAATGTGGAGATCCGCCGTTGGGGTACGTTGCCCCGTTTTGACTTTGCGCCGCGCGATCATATGGCCATCGCCGAAGGCCTCGACCTGGTGGATGTCCCCCGGGCGGTCAAGTTTGCCGGCAGCCGTTCCTATTTTCTGAAGAACGAGGGCGTACTGTTGGAGATGGCCATCTGCCGTTTCGTGCTGGATCAATTGATCGCCAAGGGTTTCACACCGGTCACGGTGCCGTTGATGGTCAAAGAGAGCGCCATGTTGGGAACGGGCTATTTCCCGCTCGGCTATGAGCAGGCGTACCGGATCCCCGAGGATGAACTGTTCCTGATCGGCACGTCGGAGGTGTCGCTGGTCTCCTACCATCGGAACGAGGTGTTGAACCTGGAGGAGCTACCGAGACGGTATGCCGGGTATTCAACCTGTTTCCGGCGGGAGGCCGGGACCTACGGCAAGGATACGCGGGGCTTATACCGGGTGCATCAGTTTCAAAAGGTCGAGCAGGTCGTCATCGGCCGGGCGGACGATGCGGAAGCGGAGCGCCTGCATTATGAGATCCTGGGCAATACCGAGGCCATCCTCCAGGCACTGGAACTTCCCTACCGGGTGGCCCTGGCCTGCACCGGAGAGATCGGCCTCGGACAGGTGCGGAAACATGAGGTGGAGACCTGGATGCCCAGCCGCAACGGCTACTGCGAGACTCACTCCTGTTCCACGCTGAATGATTTTCAAGCGCGGCGTTCCGGCATCCGGTACCGGGATGAGGATGGAACGCTGCGCTATGTTTATACCTTGAACAACACCGGGATTGCCTCGCCGCGAATCCTCATCCCGCTCCTAGAGATTTATCAGAACGAGGACGGCAGCGTGACCGTGCCCCGGGTTCTCCGGCCCTACCTGAATCAGCGGGAAAAGATTGGCCCGAAGCCGCGGTAGGAGCGGTGCTTCCGGGCTTCCGGTCACGCAGACTCTTTTGCCGGGGTGAACGATGGACGGCATCCCCGGGATCTCTCGGGGCGGCTCAAAACAATATTGACATTTCAAACAAATTATAGTATATAAAAACTAAGGTTAGCACTCAGCGTCCGAGAGTGCTAACGACGGAATATCGTATTTCGGAGAATTGCAAATGATGATCCACTCTTGGCAATCCAATTCATAGCGGCTGCGTCCGCTGATCCATTGTTTTGATTGGACAAGATTTGCAATTCTCTCACAGGACTACGCTGATGGATTTGCGTAGTTTTATTATGAAAGGAGAGGTTATCGTGGCAACCAAACAGTTTCAAGCGGAGTCGAAGCGACTGCTGGAGTTGATGATTAACTCCATCTACACCCACCGGGAGATCTTCCTGCGGGAGCTCATCTCCAATGCGAGCGACGCGATTGACAAGTTGTATTATAAAACCTTATCCGATGAATCATTAAGTTTCGACCGGGAGAAATATTACATCAAGATCGCCGCGGACAAGGACCAGCGGCTCCTGACCATCAGCGACACCGGCATCGGGATGACCGAAGCAGAACTCGAGGACAATCTGGGGGTCATCGCCAAAAGCGGTTCCCTGGCGTTCAAGAAAGAGAATGAACTGAAGGACGGCTACGATATTATCGGGCAGTTCGGCGTGGGGTTCTATTCGGCGTTTATGGTCGCGGACACGGTGACGGTGATCAGCCGGCCCTTCGGCAGCGATCAGGCCTACCGCTGGGAGTCCAAAGGGGCCGAGGGGTATGCCATCGAGCCGTGCCAGAAGGATACCGTCGGTACGGAGATTCGTCTGCTGATCAAGCAGAACACCGAGGATGAGAATTACGACGAGTATTTGGAGGAATACCGCTTAAAGAGCCTGATCAAGAAGTATTCCGACTTCATCCGCTATCCGATCAAAATGGACGTCAGCGTCAGCAAGCTCAAAGAAGGCAGCGACAAGGAGTATGAGGAGCATCGCGAGGAGCAGACCATCAACAGCATGGTCCCGATCTGGCGCAAGAACAAAAACGAGCTGACCGACGAAGACTACAACAACTTCTATTCCGAAAAACACTACGGCTTCGACAAGCCGGTCAAACATATCCATATCCGCGCCGACGGGGCGGTGAGCTATACCGCCATCCTGTTCATCCCGGAGAAGATTCCCTTCGACTACTACACCCGGGAATACGAAAAAGGCTTGGAGCTTTATTCCAACGGCGTGTTGATCATGAATAAATGCGCCGACCTGTTGCCGGACTATTTCAGCTTTGTCAAGGGCCTGGTGGACTCCGAGGATCTGTCGCTGAACATCTCCAGAGAGCTGCTCCAGCACGACCGGCAGCTCCAGCTGATCGCCAAGAATATTCGGACCAAGGTCAAGAACGAACTGCTCGATCTCTTGAAGAACCAGCGCGAGCAGTACGAGGGATTCTATCAGTCCTTCGGGAAACAGCTGAAGTTCGGAGTCTACAATGATTTCGGCGCCAATAAGGAACTGCTGCAGGATCTGCTGATGTTCTATTCGTCCAAGGAAAAGAAGCTGGTCACCCTGGATGAATACATCGCGCGGATGGCGGAGGACCAGAAGTACATCTACTACGCCACCGGCGACTCGGTGGCCCGCATCGAAAAGCTGCCCCAAACCGAACTGGTGGCGGAGAAGGGCTATGAGATCCTGTACCTGACCGAGGATGTCGACGAGTTCGCCCTCAAGATCATGAGCGCCTACAAGGAAAAAGAGTTCAAGTCGGTATCCAGCAGTGATTTGGGCATCGAGGATCAAGCCGCTGCCGATAAGGACGCGGCCGATGCCGCCCATACCGAACTCTTCGCCCGGATGAAGACGATTCTGACCGACAAGGTCAAGGACATCCGGGTCTCCAAACGGCTCAAATCCCATCCGGTCTGCCTGGCCAGCGACGGCGAGATCTCCATCGAGATGGAGAAAGTGCTGAACGCCATGCCCAACGGCCAGGGCATCAAGGCCGACAAGGTCCTGGAGATCAACCGCGACCATGAGGTCTTCAAAGCCCTGCAGGAGGCTTATGAAAAAGACCCGGCCAAACTGGACCTCTTCACCAAGCTCCTTTATAATCAAGCGCTGCTCATTGAAGGTCTGCCCATCCAGGATCCGGTGGAATTCACCAACGATATCTGCAAGTTGATGGTATAAAAGGATTTGCATCATTCTCAAAACGGGCCGCCCTCCAGGGCGGCTTTTTTATTTTCCGATACCCGCTTGACCGGGACCGCCGGATTTTCCGGGCCCCGGTCCGGAAAATCCGGCGGATCGTCCGAAATGAGTGGCGGATCGTCCGAAGGGTTGCGGGGAACTCCTGAGAGTTCCGAAAGGGTTTCCCGAGCTTTTGGAAGGAGGATGCGGCGCATTGGACAAGAGTCGCGCATACAAAGGGGAATTCTTCATTACAATATGGAAGAGCGGCGGCGTGCGACGCGCGGCGCCGGACCATTTTCCAAATCAACGTCGAGGTTTGAGAGACCGATGGGAAAAAAAGTAACCGTTCTCCTTTTTCTGCTCTTCGGATTGGCTGCTGTGTGGCTGGTGGGACAGCTCAACGCGATCCTCGGCAATATCGCCGGCCGTCCTTCGGAGCGCGGCCGGCGGCCGGCGGCGCGTTACCGGATCGCCTTGATTTACCCGGACAGCAATCCGGCTTTCTGGCGCTCGATCACCGCCGGGGCCAGGAGCGCCGCCCGGAACCAACCGGTATACGTCAATTTCATGAAGGCGGTCCACGGCCAGGAGCTTCAAATGGCCGATTATCTAAGGCTGGCCGTGGTGGCCGGTTATAACGGGATTATCGTTCCCGGCGACGACGAGCGAATCGTGCCCTTGATCCAAATGGCCTGGGACTCCGGGATCCCCACGCTGATGATCGCCTCCGATCTGCCCGACTCGCCGCGCCTGGGCTACGTGGGCGCTAATAATTACCGGGTCGGGTATGTCGCCGGGAAAAAGCTGCTGGAGGGGATGGCGCGGCGCGAGCCGCCCCGTTTTGCGATCCTGTCCCAGTTGACCGGGGCCAACATGCAGCTGTCGGTGGCGGAATCCCTGAAAGTCTTCGGGTTCCGGGAGGCCATCAGCGCCGGCGGGACCATCGTTCCGATCTGGGAGAAGTCCAATCCGACGCTGATCGATTCCTTAATCGTCGTACGCAGCCTGCTGCGGAAGTATCCCGATCTGAATGGGATCTACGCCACCTACCCCGAGGGGACGCTGGCCGCGGCGCGCGTGGCCGCGGAGCGAGACGCCGCCAAGCTCCGCATCATCGGCCACGGCGATTCCACCGCGCTCCGGACCGACATCCGGAACGGCGTCGTTCAAGCCTCGATCGTGGAGTATCCCTACCGGATGGGGAATACCGCGGTACGGGAGATGCTCCGCTATTTCCGGGAAGGCCGGGTCCATATCACCAGCAACATCCGGGTGAATCTGCTCGACCGGGCCCAGCTGTCGCGGCCCGCGCCGGGAGGGCGGCCATGAAAGAAACCGGAGCCGGCGGCTATTTCCCGATCCGCTGGAAACTCATCGCCTACTTCATCGTATTCATGCTGCTGACAGTGTTGATCGGGCTCTATGTCAATCTGGGCCTGAAGCTGTCGACCCGGTTCTTCGGGGAGATCCTCGACGAGTACAACTACCTTGAGATGCTGGGGGAAAAAGTATACGCGGTGCGGTTTTACACCGAGAATTATTTGGCCGACGACAGTTCCGCCAATCTCGAAAAATGCCTGGCCGCCGCGGCCGATCTGCGGGACCGGACCGAAAACATCGCCGTGTACCTGTCGCTTTCGGAGCATGCCGCCAAATACCATAGCTACCTCGATCTGGCCCGAAGCCTGGCCCGGTATGGCGATCTTTTTGAGAAGACGGTCGCCGCCCGGCGGACCGGCCGGCTGGAGACGACCTACGCCAATAACTATCAATTGCTGGCCAGCGCCGATCTGATCGCCAAATACCTCGCGAACCTCATCAACCGCACCGCCGTCTGGGGCAACGAACGGTTCAGCCGCTTGAACGCGCAGACCCGGCGGATTGAGTATCTCTCCTATGCCCTGGCCGTCGTCATCGGGCTGCTGAGCATCGTCTTCTGCCTCAACTTCGCCTTCGGGATCACCCGGCCCCTGGGGCAGATGGTGCAGATGGCGGAAAAGATCGGCGCCGGAAACTTCCTTGTCCGCGAAGTCGCGGTTCAATCCGGGGATGAATTGCAGACCATCGCCGGAGTCTTCAACCGGATGTCCCGCAACATCCACGACCTTTTTGAGGAAACCCAGCAAAAAGCCTTGCTCGAAGGGGAGCTAAAAGAAGCCAAAATGCGCAAACTGGAGGTGGAAAACCGGTTGCGGGAGGCGGAGATTCAAGTGTTGCAGTCTCAGGTGAATCCGCATTTTTTATACAATACGCTGAACGCCATCGCCCAGGTGGCCATCTTGGAAGAGGCCGGCGAGACCGGGGTGCTGATCAAGGCGGTCGCCCGCTTGCTCCGCTACAACCTGCGTTCCCTGGACCAGCCGGTCACGGTCTCCGCCGAGCTGGAACATATCCGGGAATACATCTATATCATGAGCGTCCGCTATGGCGAGCGGGTCGACTGCCAAGTGCACTTTCCCGACACGGTGGGGCGGTACCTGATTCCTTGCATGACGCTCCAGCCGATTCTGGAGAACGCTTATATTCACGGCGTGGCGCCATTGAACGGGCGCCGGGGGATCATCCGGATCGCGCTGACCCAGACGGACCAGCGGCTGCGGATCGAGATCGCCGACAACGGGGTGGGGATGACCGCCGAGCGGCTGGCGGCGGCCCGGAGCGAGGAAGCGCCGCGGCCGGCCGGGAACCGGAAGCCCCAGGCGCAACGGAGCGGCCTGGGCCTGGCCAATGTCCGGAAAAGGCTGGAGCTGTTTTACCGGGAGAAGAATCTTTTGACCATCACCAGCCAGCCGGGGCAGGGCACCCGGGTCGTCCTGGACCTGCCGGCGCGAGAGGAGGCAGCGCGCGATGTATCGTCTGATGATCGTCGATGACGAGCCGATTGTGCTAAAGGCGATTTCGCATGTGGTGGAGACATCCTGCCAGGAGATGGAGATCGTCGGCAGGACCGGCAGCGGCATGGAAGCGGTCGCCCTGGCCCTGCGCGAAAAGCCGGACATTCTGATGATCGATATCGAGCTGACCGGGCTGAACGGCCTGGATGCCGCCGCGGAGATCAAAAAAGCGCTCCCCGACCTGCTGATCGTGATCATCTCGGCCTACGACAATTTCCAATACGCCAAGCAGGGCATCACGTTGGGAGTCATGGACTACCTGCTGAAGCCGGTGGCCCGGGACGATATCATCGCGATCCTGGGGGCGGCGGCGCGGCGTTTGGAGGAGCAGCGGAGCAAGGCCCGGGAACAATTGGAGTTGAAAGACAGGCTGAGTAAAATGAAGCCGTTTTTGGAGGAAGACCTGTTCTTTACGCTGCTTTATCCGGGGACCGGCCGGCATTCGCTCGGGGACTATCCCCAGTTGCTCGATCTGCACTTCGCCCACGGTCAGGCGATCGAAGTCTCCGGGCCGGACAGCGGCCGGCTGACGGAAGGTTTTGAACGCTATAAACAGCTGATTCGAAACCAGCTGGCCGGTGTCAGAAACCTCTTGTTCGGACCGGTAATCGGCCGCACTTCGTTGCTGCTCCTGGGCTACGACAATCTTCCCCCAGACCCGCCGTCCCAGTGGCGCCAGATTCAGCAGCGGTTCCAAAGCGAGCTGGATTTCTCCGCCACCATCATTTTGGGCAGGATCCTGCCGGGTTTCGACGGCATGGTCCAATCCTTTCAGGAATTGCGCCGTTTGGCCTGGCAACACGACTCCCGGCCCGGCGGCGTGTACCGTATCGAGGAATTGCCCCCCTCGGGCCGTCAGGAATTGAGCGTTTTGTACCAGGATGAACAGGAGTTCTTCGAAGCCATGAAACAAGGCCAGGGCGAACTGGCGCAACTGATCTTCGGCGATCTCCACCGGCTGGCCACGGCCGTGCTCGGGAGCGATCTGCCGTCGCTCAAGGATTATTTCCGGGGAATCATCGCCGTCCTGCGGTGGATCTTCTATGAAAACGCGCCGGCCGGGGCCAAGCAGTGCTGGGACGGCCAGGAAGCGTTGCGGCAGATCAATCGCAGCGGCGCTCCAGCCGAGATCGGCGTGGTCTTCGACGGCATCATCCGGGAATTGACCCATTTGATCGCGGGCGGAGCCTTTCCGGAGAAAAATCCGGAGATCCGGGCGGCGGTCGCTTTTATGGAGCAAAACTACCACCGCGACCTGACGCTGCCGGACATCGCGGCGGCGGTGGCCATCAGCCCGGGCTATCTGACCAAGCTGTTCAAAGAGTACCGCAATCAGACGGTTATGGATCTGCTGGAACGGATCCGGATCGAACAGGGCCTGAAACTCTTGAAGGAAACCGCGCTTTCCATCAAGGAGATCGCCGGCCGGGTCGGTTATCGCGATCCCAATTATTTCAGTAAGGTCTTTAAGAAAGTGACCAACGCTTCGCCCACGGAAATCCGGCACGAACAGACGGAGGCCCGGAGTTGACCAGGTTCTTGAAAGAACATTGGCTTTTGGTGCTGGCCGTTTTTTTGTTGTTTTTGATGTCGGTGCCGCTCTGCTACTTCAGCGTCTTCTCCGCGAGGCTCGACCCGCGGTCCGCCGAGTTCGGCCTTTTTGCCGAACCGGAGGGGGCGCCGCGGATCGGAATCTGCCTGAATGACCTGGCGGAACTCCGCTGGACCGTCGAGCGGGCCGTCTGGTCCGGCGCAGCCCGGGAACGGCGGATCCCGATCCAGATCCGCATCGCCCACCATTCCCTGGAACGGCAGATCCGCCAGATTCGCTATTATATGGCCCAAAGAGTCCGGGTTCTGATCTTGGTTCCGGTGAGCCGCGACGGATTGCGGGCTGTTCTACAGGAAGCTTCGGGACGGGGAATGAAGATCCTTCTCTACGACGAGCTCACCCTGGGACCGGCCGACTTCTACTACGGCATCGACTACCACGCGCTGGGCAGGGAACAGGCGGCAGCGGTCGTGGCCGCGGCCGGGCCTGGAAATTATCTGCTGTTTCGCGGTCCGGCCGACAGCGAGAAGGCGGATTGGCTCGCCGGGGGGCAGCTGGAGGCGCTCCGTCAGGCGGAGCGGCAACCGGTGCGCTTGCAATCCACGGTCGAATTGCCCCGCTGGTCGGCGGAGCAAGCGGCGATAAAGGCCCGGAGCCTTTTGATTCACCAGAAAATCCGGGCGATTCTGACCCCGTCCGACCTGATCGCCGAGGAGATCGGCCGGACGCTGGCGGGCCAGCAACCGCCCTATTCTTTCCTGGCCGGCCTCGGCGCGGAGCCGGCGCTCCGGGAGCGGATCAAGGCGGGCGGGCGGGCGCTCACGTTGCAGGTGGATTATGCGCAATTGGCCCGGGCCGCCTTTGACGGCGCCCGGCAGCTGCTCGACGGCGGCGTCCCGGCGAAAAACGCCGCGGTCGGACTTGACTCGGCCCGGCTCCCCGCCTG
The Hydrogenispora ethanolica genome window above contains:
- the htpG gene encoding molecular chaperone HtpG; this translates as MATKQFQAESKRLLELMINSIYTHREIFLRELISNASDAIDKLYYKTLSDESLSFDREKYYIKIAADKDQRLLTISDTGIGMTEAELEDNLGVIAKSGSLAFKKENELKDGYDIIGQFGVGFYSAFMVADTVTVISRPFGSDQAYRWESKGAEGYAIEPCQKDTVGTEIRLLIKQNTEDENYDEYLEEYRLKSLIKKYSDFIRYPIKMDVSVSKLKEGSDKEYEEHREEQTINSMVPIWRKNKNELTDEDYNNFYSEKHYGFDKPVKHIHIRADGAVSYTAILFIPEKIPFDYYTREYEKGLELYSNGVLIMNKCADLLPDYFSFVKGLVDSEDLSLNISRELLQHDRQLQLIAKNIRTKVKNELLDLLKNQREQYEGFYQSFGKQLKFGVYNDFGANKELLQDLLMFYSSKEKKLVTLDEYIARMAEDQKYIYYATGDSVARIEKLPQTELVAEKGYEILYLTEDVDEFALKIMSAYKEKEFKSVSSSDLGIEDQAAADKDAADAAHTELFARMKTILTDKVKDIRVSKRLKSHPVCLASDGEISIEMEKVLNAMPNGQGIKADKVLEINRDHEVFKALQEAYEKDPAKLDLFTKLLYNQALLIEGLPIQDPVEFTNDICKLMV
- a CDS encoding sensor histidine kinase — translated: MKETGAGGYFPIRWKLIAYFIVFMLLTVLIGLYVNLGLKLSTRFFGEILDEYNYLEMLGEKVYAVRFYTENYLADDSSANLEKCLAAAADLRDRTENIAVYLSLSEHAAKYHSYLDLARSLARYGDLFEKTVAARRTGRLETTYANNYQLLASADLIAKYLANLINRTAVWGNERFSRLNAQTRRIEYLSYALAVVIGLLSIVFCLNFAFGITRPLGQMVQMAEKIGAGNFLVREVAVQSGDELQTIAGVFNRMSRNIHDLFEETQQKALLEGELKEAKMRKLEVENRLREAEIQVLQSQVNPHFLYNTLNAIAQVAILEEAGETGVLIKAVARLLRYNLRSLDQPVTVSAELEHIREYIYIMSVRYGERVDCQVHFPDTVGRYLIPCMTLQPILENAYIHGVAPLNGRRGIIRIALTQTDQRLRIEIADNGVGMTAERLAAARSEEAPRPAGNRKPQAQRSGLGLANVRKRLELFYREKNLLTITSQPGQGTRVVLDLPAREEAARDVSSDDRR
- a CDS encoding substrate-binding domain-containing protein; protein product: MGKKVTVLLFLLFGLAAVWLVGQLNAILGNIAGRPSERGRRPAARYRIALIYPDSNPAFWRSITAGARSAARNQPVYVNFMKAVHGQELQMADYLRLAVVAGYNGIIVPGDDERIVPLIQMAWDSGIPTLMIASDLPDSPRLGYVGANNYRVGYVAGKKLLEGMARREPPRFAILSQLTGANMQLSVAESLKVFGFREAISAGGTIVPIWEKSNPTLIDSLIVVRSLLRKYPDLNGIYATYPEGTLAAARVAAERDAAKLRIIGHGDSTALRTDIRNGVVQASIVEYPYRMGNTAVREMLRYFREGRVHITSNIRVNLLDRAQLSRPAPGGRP
- a CDS encoding Hsp20/alpha crystallin family protein, with the translated sequence MENKNWLSPFGNDLWSDRFFNQLVPRGINDFFKGGNFGPSVDLRETDREIILHADIPGVNREDLDITVDENVVILKGEIKKDETRTEKGYHLSERRYGSFYRTIPLPAEVHSEQATARYKDGVLELRIPKMEATTKRGFKPRIEADDHPVQ
- a CDS encoding substrate-binding domain-containing protein; translated protein: MTRFLKEHWLLVLAVFLLFLMSVPLCYFSVFSARLDPRSAEFGLFAEPEGAPRIGICLNDLAELRWTVERAVWSGAARERRIPIQIRIAHHSLERQIRQIRYYMAQRVRVLILVPVSRDGLRAVLQEASGRGMKILLYDELTLGPADFYYGIDYHALGREQAAAVVAAAGPGNYLLFRGPADSEKADWLAGGQLEALRQAERQPVRLQSTVELPRWSAEQAAIKARSLLIHQKIRAILTPSDLIAEEIGRTLAGQQPPYSFLAGLGAEPALRERIKAGGRALTLQVDYAQLARAAFDGARQLLDGGVPAKNAAVGLDSARLPAWLLRNFTVVSR
- a CDS encoding response regulator yields the protein MYRLMIVDDEPIVLKAISHVVETSCQEMEIVGRTGSGMEAVALALREKPDILMIDIELTGLNGLDAAAEIKKALPDLLIVIISAYDNFQYAKQGITLGVMDYLLKPVARDDIIAILGAAARRLEEQRSKAREQLELKDRLSKMKPFLEEDLFFTLLYPGTGRHSLGDYPQLLDLHFAHGQAIEVSGPDSGRLTEGFERYKQLIRNQLAGVRNLLFGPVIGRTSLLLLGYDNLPPDPPSQWRQIQQRFQSELDFSATIILGRILPGFDGMVQSFQELRRLAWQHDSRPGGVYRIEELPPSGRQELSVLYQDEQEFFEAMKQGQGELAQLIFGDLHRLATAVLGSDLPSLKDYFRGIIAVLRWIFYENAPAGAKQCWDGQEALRQINRSGAPAEIGVVFDGIIRELTHLIAGGAFPEKNPEIRAAVAFMEQNYHRDLTLPDIAAAVAISPGYLTKLFKEYRNQTVMDLLERIRIEQGLKLLKETALSIKEIAGRVGYRDPNYFSKVFKKVTNASPTEIRHEQTEARS
- the serS gene encoding serine--tRNA ligase gives rise to the protein MLDIQYIRSHPDIVKKAVADKLLNSDIDRLLEVDRRIRETTAAVDRLRAERNKLSRNMSGEARTAREAAGVRGRAIKTKLAALEEGLAGLKREYDGLMLTVPSIPAPEVPLGKGEADNVEIRRWGTLPRFDFAPRDHMAIAEGLDLVDVPRAVKFAGSRSYFLKNEGVLLEMAICRFVLDQLIAKGFTPVTVPLMVKESAMLGTGYFPLGYEQAYRIPEDELFLIGTSEVSLVSYHRNEVLNLEELPRRYAGYSTCFRREAGTYGKDTRGLYRVHQFQKVEQVVIGRADDAEAERLHYEILGNTEAILQALELPYRVALACTGEIGLGQVRKHEVETWMPSRNGYCETHSCSTLNDFQARRSGIRYRDEDGTLRYVYTLNNTGIASPRILIPLLEIYQNEDGSVTVPRVLRPYLNQREKIGPKPR